Proteins from a genomic interval of Streptomyces sp. NBC_01445:
- the nuoF gene encoding NADH-quinone oxidoreductase subunit NuoF — protein MMTLAAEINNDTSPEKLLSPVLSAFWDEDKSWSLDVYRRHDGYEGLRKALAMSPDDLIAYVKDSGLRGRGGAGFPTGMKWQFIPQGDGKPHYLVVNADESEPGTCKDIPLLFANPHSLIEGIVIACYAIRSSHAFIYLRGETVPVLRRLHEAVREAYAAGYLGENVLGSGLNLELTVHAGAGAYICGEETALLDSLEGRRGQPRLRPPFPAVAGLYACPTVVNNVESIASVPAILNRGKDWFKSMGSEKSPGFTLYSLSGHVTNPGQYEAPLGITLRQLLDMSGGMRPGHRLKFWTPGGSSTPMFTDEHLDVPLDYEGVGAAGSMLGTKALQCFDETTCVVRAVTRWTEFYAHESCGKCTPCREGTYWLVQLLRDIEAGKGLMTDLDKLNDIADNINGKSFCALGDGAASPIFSSLKYFREEYEQHITGKGCPFDPAKSTAWADQRTEVNA, from the coding sequence GTGATGACCTTGGCAGCCGAGATCAACAACGACACCAGCCCCGAGAAGCTGCTCTCGCCGGTCCTTTCGGCGTTCTGGGACGAGGACAAGTCCTGGTCCCTCGACGTCTACCGGAGGCACGACGGCTACGAGGGTCTGCGCAAGGCGCTCGCCATGTCGCCGGACGACCTGATCGCCTATGTGAAGGACTCGGGCCTGCGAGGCCGCGGCGGCGCGGGCTTCCCCACCGGAATGAAGTGGCAGTTCATTCCGCAGGGCGACGGCAAACCGCACTATCTAGTTGTCAACGCCGACGAGTCGGAGCCCGGGACCTGCAAGGACATCCCGCTCCTCTTCGCGAACCCGCATTCCCTCATCGAGGGGATCGTGATCGCGTGCTACGCGATCCGCTCTTCGCATGCCTTCATCTATCTGCGGGGCGAGACCGTCCCCGTACTGCGACGGCTCCACGAGGCCGTGCGCGAGGCCTACGCGGCGGGCTACCTCGGCGAGAACGTCCTGGGCAGCGGGCTGAACCTCGAACTCACGGTGCACGCGGGCGCGGGCGCGTACATCTGTGGCGAGGAGACCGCACTGCTCGACTCGCTCGAAGGCCGCCGTGGCCAGCCGCGGCTCCGTCCCCCCTTCCCCGCGGTCGCGGGGCTCTACGCGTGCCCCACTGTTGTCAACAACGTCGAGTCCATCGCGTCGGTTCCCGCGATCCTGAATCGCGGCAAGGACTGGTTCAAGTCGATGGGCAGCGAGAAGTCCCCGGGCTTCACGCTGTACTCGCTCAGCGGGCACGTCACCAACCCCGGCCAGTACGAGGCGCCGCTCGGCATCACGCTGCGCCAGCTGCTCGACATGAGCGGCGGCATGCGCCCCGGTCACCGCCTCAAGTTCTGGACGCCCGGCGGCAGTTCGACCCCGATGTTCACCGACGAGCACCTCGATGTGCCCCTCGACTACGAGGGCGTCGGCGCCGCGGGATCGATGCTCGGCACGAAGGCGCTCCAGTGCTTCGACGAGACGACCTGCGTCGTGCGGGCGGTCACCCGCTGGACCGAGTTCTACGCCCACGAGTCCTGCGGCAAGTGCACACCGTGCCGTGAAGGGACGTACTGGCTCGTGCAGTTGCTGCGCGACATCGAGGCCGGCAAGGGCTTGATGACCGACCTCGACAAGCTGAACGACATCGCCGACAACATCAACGGCAAGTCGTTCTGCGCGCTCGGCGACGGCGCCGCGTCCCCGATCTTCTCCTCGCTCAAGTACTTCCGCGAGGAGTACGAGCAGCACATCACGGGCAAGGGCTGCCCCTTCGACCCCGCCAAGTCGACCGCTTGGGCGGACCAGCGCACGGAGGTGAACGCATGA